The Bradysia coprophila strain Holo2 chromosome IV, BU_Bcop_v1, whole genome shotgun sequence genome includes a region encoding these proteins:
- the LOC119066834 gene encoding uncharacterized protein LOC119066834 isoform X2, translating into MAKSGLLMVYLKLWFVLCLVVNAVYPLTQNNLSLCELEQLVKDLVYPDDGNELHAASLRSQLRNLLDNNNIDYDSFNSPDTLTENEKRSLSSIARNGLLNNGKRNIGSIARLGFIRATPDQIKRSIAALAKNSQLPTSREPETEDNGQTSELMEKRNIGSVARSGMMTGKRNIASLARGYELPNGKRNLASVVRSGRPGSYKRNIASLARGNFYPYFGEGIKRNVGALARDWSLPKTPTKVAVKRDTHSKHVVKREAVDPQEKVTVSDGKNSHTADVKVAPHHQHKRESVYDDYPGTNSEILEPIYQIPELDYDDLNQALNEIYANDDEEIHEDKRFLGSVVRDGWSAYRPMEKRNIGSLARMGLLRNDYSTYEQQKKYNQQQEKRHIGALARPGSTPNKSFVASRSPSLVKDAKALSIPVPSAGQRLAYPPGEHHVNLPQYTKDLFEDRFIHPETITNYYPQNAFHFDYNDNNFMDQLNDGDDGNFVENEREERLCYLRLSKLILFLELNS; encoded by the exons ATGGCAAAAAGTGGATTGCTGATGGTGTATTTGAAACTGTGGTTCGTTTTGTGTTTGGTTGTAAATGCA GTGTATCCACTGACGCAAAACAATCTGTCGTTGTGCGAATTGGAACAACTGGTTAAAGATCTTGTCTACCCTGATGACGGCAACGAATTACAC GCAGCATCACTACGAAGTCAACTTCGCAATTTGTTAGACAATAATAACATCGACTACGATTCATTCAATTCACCGGATACACTCACTGAAAACGAAAAGAGGTCGCTCAGTTCAATTGCCAGGAATGGTTTATTAAACAATGGCAAACGAAACATTGGTTCAATTGCTCGTTTAGGATTTATCAGAGCCACACCGGACCAGATAAAACGCAGCATTGCCGCCCTAGCAAAGAACAGTCAATTGCCCACGTCTCGTGAGCCCGAAACGGAAGACAATGGACAAACGTCTGAATTGATGGAAAAGCGAAACATTGGATCTGTTGCTCGGTCGGGAATGATGACTGGAAAGCGGAATATCGCTTCATTAGCTCGAGGATATGAACTGCCAAATGGTAAACGAAATTTGGCGTCGGTGGTTCGTTCTGGGCGACCCGGTAGTTACAAGAGAAACATTGCTTCGCTGGCCAGAGGGAATTTTTATCCGTATTTCGGTGAAGGAATCAAACGTAATGTTGGTGCATTGGCCCGTGACTGGTCGCTACCGAAGACGCCTACGAAAGTTGCGGTGAAAAGAGACACACACAGCAAACATGTGGTGAAAAGAGAAGCTGTTGATCCACAGGAAAAAGTAACAGTTTCCG ACGGAAAGAATAGCCATACCGCTGACGTTAAAGTTGCTCCACATCATCAACACAAACGCGAATCGGTCTACGACGATTATCCAGGTACAAACAGTGAAATTCTAGAGCCCATTTATCAAATACCCGAACTTGATTACGACGATCTCAACCAGGCACTGAATGAAATCTATGCAAACGATGACGAAGAAATACACGAAGATAAACGATTTCTGG gATCTGTTGTACGAGACGGCTGGTCGGCGTATCGTCCGAtggaaaaacgaaatattggATCGTTAGCCCGTATGGGCTTGTTACGCAATGATTACAGTACTTACGAACAGCAAAAGAAATATAATCAACAGCAGGAGAAACGGCACATCGGCGCCCTAGCTAG GCCGGGTTCTACCCCCAACAAGAGCTTCGTCGCCAGCCGATCGCCGTCGCTTGTGAAAGATGCAAAAGCTCTTTCTATCCCAGTCCCGTCAGCTGGGCAGCGCCTGGCCTATCCACCTGGGGAACACCACGTAAACTTGCCGCAATACACCAAAGATCTCTTCGAGGACCGTTTCATCCATCCGGAGACTATTACTAATTATTATCCACAGAACGCTTTCCATTTCGATTACAATGACAATAATTTTATGGATCAACTGAATGACGGAGATGACGgaaattttgtagaaaatgAGCGAGAAGAAAGGCTTTGTTATTTGAGATTAagcaaattgattttatttttggagcTGAATAGTTAA
- the LOC119066834 gene encoding neuropeptide-like precursor 1 isoform X1 produces MAKSGLLMVYLKLWFVLCLVVNAVYPLTQNNLSLCELEQLVKDLVYPDDGNELHAASLRSQLRNLLDNNNIDYDSFNSPDTLTENEKRSLSSIARNGLLNNGKRNIGSIARLGFIRATPDQIKRSIAALAKNSQLPTSREPETEDNGQTSELMEKRNIGSVARSGMMTGKRNIASLARGYELPNGKRNLASVVRSGRPGSYKRNIASLARGNFYPYFGEGIKRNVGALARDWSLPKTPTKVAVKRDTHSKHVVKREAVDPQEKVTVSDGKNSHTADVKVAPHHQHKRESVYDDYPGTNSEILEPIYQIPELDYDDLNQALNEIYANDDEEIHEDKRFLGSVVRDGWSAYRPMEKRNIGSLARMGLLRNDYSTYEQQKKYNQQQEKRHIGALARSGWLPSFSPVRGSRFSRSGRARPGSTPNKSFVASRSPSLVKDAKALSIPVPSAGQRLAYPPGEHHVNLPQYTKDLFEDRFIHPETITNYYPQNAFHFDYNDNNFMDQLNDGDDGNFVENEREERLCYLRLSKLILFLELNS; encoded by the exons ATGGCAAAAAGTGGATTGCTGATGGTGTATTTGAAACTGTGGTTCGTTTTGTGTTTGGTTGTAAATGCA GTGTATCCACTGACGCAAAACAATCTGTCGTTGTGCGAATTGGAACAACTGGTTAAAGATCTTGTCTACCCTGATGACGGCAACGAATTACAC GCAGCATCACTACGAAGTCAACTTCGCAATTTGTTAGACAATAATAACATCGACTACGATTCATTCAATTCACCGGATACACTCACTGAAAACGAAAAGAGGTCGCTCAGTTCAATTGCCAGGAATGGTTTATTAAACAATGGCAAACGAAACATTGGTTCAATTGCTCGTTTAGGATTTATCAGAGCCACACCGGACCAGATAAAACGCAGCATTGCCGCCCTAGCAAAGAACAGTCAATTGCCCACGTCTCGTGAGCCCGAAACGGAAGACAATGGACAAACGTCTGAATTGATGGAAAAGCGAAACATTGGATCTGTTGCTCGGTCGGGAATGATGACTGGAAAGCGGAATATCGCTTCATTAGCTCGAGGATATGAACTGCCAAATGGTAAACGAAATTTGGCGTCGGTGGTTCGTTCTGGGCGACCCGGTAGTTACAAGAGAAACATTGCTTCGCTGGCCAGAGGGAATTTTTATCCGTATTTCGGTGAAGGAATCAAACGTAATGTTGGTGCATTGGCCCGTGACTGGTCGCTACCGAAGACGCCTACGAAAGTTGCGGTGAAAAGAGACACACACAGCAAACATGTGGTGAAAAGAGAAGCTGTTGATCCACAGGAAAAAGTAACAGTTTCCG ACGGAAAGAATAGCCATACCGCTGACGTTAAAGTTGCTCCACATCATCAACACAAACGCGAATCGGTCTACGACGATTATCCAGGTACAAACAGTGAAATTCTAGAGCCCATTTATCAAATACCCGAACTTGATTACGACGATCTCAACCAGGCACTGAATGAAATCTATGCAAACGATGACGAAGAAATACACGAAGATAAACGATTTCTGG gATCTGTTGTACGAGACGGCTGGTCGGCGTATCGTCCGAtggaaaaacgaaatattggATCGTTAGCCCGTATGGGCTTGTTACGCAATGATTACAGTACTTACGAACAGCAAAAGAAATATAATCAACAGCAGGAGAAACGGCACATCGGCGCCCTAGCTAGGTCAGGCTGGCTTCCATCATTTAGTCCTGTTCGTGGCAGTCGATTCAGTCGATCTGGCAGGGCTAG GCCGGGTTCTACCCCCAACAAGAGCTTCGTCGCCAGCCGATCGCCGTCGCTTGTGAAAGATGCAAAAGCTCTTTCTATCCCAGTCCCGTCAGCTGGGCAGCGCCTGGCCTATCCACCTGGGGAACACCACGTAAACTTGCCGCAATACACCAAAGATCTCTTCGAGGACCGTTTCATCCATCCGGAGACTATTACTAATTATTATCCACAGAACGCTTTCCATTTCGATTACAATGACAATAATTTTATGGATCAACTGAATGACGGAGATGACGgaaattttgtagaaaatgAGCGAGAAGAAAGGCTTTGTTATTTGAGATTAagcaaattgattttatttttggagcTGAATAGTTAA
- the LOC119066834 gene encoding neuropeptide-like precursor 1 isoform X3 produces MAKSGLLMVYLKLWFVLCLVVNAVYPLTQNNLSLCELEQLVKDLVYPDDGNELHAASLRSQLRNLLDNNNIDYDSFNSPDTLTENEKRSLSSIARNGLLNNGKRNIGSIARLGFIRATPDQIKRSIAALAKNSQLPTSREPETEDNGQTSELMEKRNIGSVARSGMMTGKRNIASLARGYELPNGKRNLASVVRSGRPGSYKRNIASLARGNFYPYFGEGIKRNVGALARDWSLPKTPTKVAVKRDTHSKHVVKREAVDPQEKVTVSDGKNSHTADVKVAPHHQHKRESVYDDYPGTNSEILEPIYQIPELDYDDLNQALNEIYANDDEEIHEDKRFLGSVVRDGWSAYRPMEKRNIGSLARMGLLRNDYSTYEQQKKYNQQQEKRHIGALARSGWLPSFSPVRGSRFSRSGRARSQIAGFYPQQELRRQPIAVACERCKSSFYPSPVSWAAPGLSTWGTPRKLAAIHQRSLRGPFHPSGDYY; encoded by the exons ATGGCAAAAAGTGGATTGCTGATGGTGTATTTGAAACTGTGGTTCGTTTTGTGTTTGGTTGTAAATGCA GTGTATCCACTGACGCAAAACAATCTGTCGTTGTGCGAATTGGAACAACTGGTTAAAGATCTTGTCTACCCTGATGACGGCAACGAATTACAC GCAGCATCACTACGAAGTCAACTTCGCAATTTGTTAGACAATAATAACATCGACTACGATTCATTCAATTCACCGGATACACTCACTGAAAACGAAAAGAGGTCGCTCAGTTCAATTGCCAGGAATGGTTTATTAAACAATGGCAAACGAAACATTGGTTCAATTGCTCGTTTAGGATTTATCAGAGCCACACCGGACCAGATAAAACGCAGCATTGCCGCCCTAGCAAAGAACAGTCAATTGCCCACGTCTCGTGAGCCCGAAACGGAAGACAATGGACAAACGTCTGAATTGATGGAAAAGCGAAACATTGGATCTGTTGCTCGGTCGGGAATGATGACTGGAAAGCGGAATATCGCTTCATTAGCTCGAGGATATGAACTGCCAAATGGTAAACGAAATTTGGCGTCGGTGGTTCGTTCTGGGCGACCCGGTAGTTACAAGAGAAACATTGCTTCGCTGGCCAGAGGGAATTTTTATCCGTATTTCGGTGAAGGAATCAAACGTAATGTTGGTGCATTGGCCCGTGACTGGTCGCTACCGAAGACGCCTACGAAAGTTGCGGTGAAAAGAGACACACACAGCAAACATGTGGTGAAAAGAGAAGCTGTTGATCCACAGGAAAAAGTAACAGTTTCCG ACGGAAAGAATAGCCATACCGCTGACGTTAAAGTTGCTCCACATCATCAACACAAACGCGAATCGGTCTACGACGATTATCCAGGTACAAACAGTGAAATTCTAGAGCCCATTTATCAAATACCCGAACTTGATTACGACGATCTCAACCAGGCACTGAATGAAATCTATGCAAACGATGACGAAGAAATACACGAAGATAAACGATTTCTGG gATCTGTTGTACGAGACGGCTGGTCGGCGTATCGTCCGAtggaaaaacgaaatattggATCGTTAGCCCGTATGGGCTTGTTACGCAATGATTACAGTACTTACGAACAGCAAAAGAAATATAATCAACAGCAGGAGAAACGGCACATCGGCGCCCTAGCTAGGTCAGGCTGGCTTCCATCATTTAGTCCTGTTCGTGGCAGTCGATTCAGTCGATCTGGCAGGGCTAGGTCTCAAATA GCCGGGTTCTACCCCCAACAAGAGCTTCGTCGCCAGCCGATCGCCGTCGCTTGTGAAAGATGCAAAAGCTCTTTCTATCCCAGTCCCGTCAGCTGGGCAGCGCCTGGCCTATCCACCTGGGGAACACCACGTAAACTTGCCGCAATACACCAAAGATCTCTTCGAGGACCGTTTCATCCATCCGGAGACTATTACTAA
- the LOC119066834 gene encoding neuropeptide-like 1 isoform X4 has product MAKSGLLMVYLKLWFVLCLVVNAVYPLTQNNLSLCELEQLVKDLVYPDDGNELHAASLRSQLRNLLDNNNIDYDSFNSPDTLTENEKRSLSSIARNGLLNNGKRNIGSIARLGFIRATPDQIKRSIAALAKNSQLPTSREPETEDNGQTSELMEKRNIGSVARSGMMTGKRNIASLARGYELPNGKRNLASVVRSGRPGSYKRNIASLARGNFYPYFGEGIKRNVGALARDWSLPKTPTKVAVKRDTHSKHVVKREAVDPQEKVTVSDGKNSHTADVKVAPHHQHKRESVYDDYPGTNSEILEPIYQIPELDYDDLNQALNEIYANDDEEIHEDKRFLGRVLPPTRASSPADRRRL; this is encoded by the exons ATGGCAAAAAGTGGATTGCTGATGGTGTATTTGAAACTGTGGTTCGTTTTGTGTTTGGTTGTAAATGCA GTGTATCCACTGACGCAAAACAATCTGTCGTTGTGCGAATTGGAACAACTGGTTAAAGATCTTGTCTACCCTGATGACGGCAACGAATTACAC GCAGCATCACTACGAAGTCAACTTCGCAATTTGTTAGACAATAATAACATCGACTACGATTCATTCAATTCACCGGATACACTCACTGAAAACGAAAAGAGGTCGCTCAGTTCAATTGCCAGGAATGGTTTATTAAACAATGGCAAACGAAACATTGGTTCAATTGCTCGTTTAGGATTTATCAGAGCCACACCGGACCAGATAAAACGCAGCATTGCCGCCCTAGCAAAGAACAGTCAATTGCCCACGTCTCGTGAGCCCGAAACGGAAGACAATGGACAAACGTCTGAATTGATGGAAAAGCGAAACATTGGATCTGTTGCTCGGTCGGGAATGATGACTGGAAAGCGGAATATCGCTTCATTAGCTCGAGGATATGAACTGCCAAATGGTAAACGAAATTTGGCGTCGGTGGTTCGTTCTGGGCGACCCGGTAGTTACAAGAGAAACATTGCTTCGCTGGCCAGAGGGAATTTTTATCCGTATTTCGGTGAAGGAATCAAACGTAATGTTGGTGCATTGGCCCGTGACTGGTCGCTACCGAAGACGCCTACGAAAGTTGCGGTGAAAAGAGACACACACAGCAAACATGTGGTGAAAAGAGAAGCTGTTGATCCACAGGAAAAAGTAACAGTTTCCG ACGGAAAGAATAGCCATACCGCTGACGTTAAAGTTGCTCCACATCATCAACACAAACGCGAATCGGTCTACGACGATTATCCAGGTACAAACAGTGAAATTCTAGAGCCCATTTATCAAATACCCGAACTTGATTACGACGATCTCAACCAGGCACTGAATGAAATCTATGCAAACGATGACGAAGAAATACACGAAGATAAACGATTTCTGG GCCGGGTTCTACCCCCAACAAGAGCTTCGTCGCCAGCCGATCGCCGTCGCTTGTGA